In the genome of Mycoplasma seminis, one region contains:
- a CDS encoding aquaporin, whose protein sequence is MDKIQSTAVDRKEESEKPRPAQAVKMFIKDFFSFFKFKLTERDNAEKPGDVKTWITHGIAEFIGTILISLGLAGVSIYTPNPNGYVAESYLLHPIIVGFYAGFIVVGACLFLFLRWSCDLNPSVTIYRYLNGRNNGWYATYKIIIQMLGAVAAGAIIYGLGKASAPDHFISNAPITAIGAAKKSFLDYTHASRTHLLASGSLWIFFVELVMTSILLFPIFSPNINNKYRDLLIMFVISLSVWMGLLGGSAAINPARGLAQQFPVLLFEGHSENLVASTVKDLHGLGYQNLGFSSEIFTTVNKNLFHPDVKLPEGQDAHAIAQALKENGILWDSIAYGTLAMVIGDVLSPVFYLLVQGFTLTTVNPMVTKIIAFKNYRAQQITTPAKSRETKK, encoded by the coding sequence ATGGATAAAATTCAATCAACTGCTGTTGACAGAAAAGAAGAGTCAGAAAAACCAAGGCCAGCTCAAGCTGTCAAAATGTTTATTAAAGATTTTTTTAGCTTTTTCAAATTTAAATTAACTGAAAGAGATAATGCTGAAAAACCTGGCGATGTTAAAACATGAATTACCCATGGAATCGCTGAATTTATCGGAACAATATTAATTTCACTTGGACTAGCTGGAGTTTCAATCTATACTCCAAATCCAAACGGTTATGTTGCCGAATCTTATTTATTACACCCAATTATCGTTGGTTTCTATGCTGGGTTTATTGTTGTTGGAGCATGTTTATTCCTATTTCTTCGTTGAAGTTGTGATTTAAACCCTTCAGTAACAATTTACCGTTATTTAAATGGTAGAAATAATGGATGATATGCAACTTATAAAATTATTATCCAAATGTTAGGAGCTGTTGCTGCCGGAGCTATTATTTATGGTTTGGGTAAAGCGTCTGCACCTGACCACTTTATATCAAATGCACCAATTACAGCAATAGGAGCAGCTAAAAAATCATTCTTAGATTATACACATGCAAGCAGAACTCATTTACTTGCTAGTGGATCCTTATGAATTTTCTTTGTTGAGTTAGTAATGACTTCAATTCTATTATTCCCAATTTTCTCACCTAACATTAATAACAAATACCGTGATTTATTAATTATGTTTGTTATTTCACTTTCAGTGTGAATGGGACTTTTAGGAGGATCAGCTGCAATTAACCCTGCTAGAGGGCTTGCACAACAATTCCCAGTACTTCTTTTTGAAGGGCACTCAGAAAACTTAGTCGCTTCTACAGTTAAAGATTTACATGGACTTGGATATCAAAACCTAGGGTTTAGTTCTGAAATTTTTACAACTGTTAATAAAAATCTATTTCATCCAGATGTAAAACTACCTGAAGGACAAGATGCACATGCTATTGCACAAGCATTAAAAGAAAACGGAATCTTATGAGATTCAATTGCTTATGGAACACTTGCTATGGTTATTGGTGATGTTCTTTCACCTGTATTCTACTTACTTGTTCAAGGATTTACACTTACAACAGTTAACCCTATGGTAACTAAAATTATTGCATTTAAAAACTATAGAGCACAACAAATTACTACACCAGCAAAAAGCAGAGAAACTAAAAAATAA